The Mus pahari chromosome 5, PAHARI_EIJ_v1.1, whole genome shotgun sequence genomic sequence NNNNNNNNNNNNNNNNNNNNNNNNNNNNNNNNNNNNNNNNNNNNNNNNNNNNNNNNNNNNNNNNNNNNNNNNNNNNNNNNNNNNNNNNNNNNNNNNNNNNNNNNNNNNNNNNNNNNNNNNNNNNNNNNNNNNNNNNNNNNNNNNNNNNNNNNNNNNNNNNNNNNNNNNNNNNNNNNNNNNNNNNNNNNNNNNNNNNNNNNNNNNNNNNNNNNNNNNNNNNNNNNNNNNNNNNNNNNNNNNNNNNNNNNNNNNNNNNNNNNNNNNNNNNNNNNNNNNNNNNNNNNNNNNNNNNNNNNNNNNNNNNNNNNNNNNNNNNNNNNNNNNNNNNNNNNNNNNNNNNNNNNNNNNNNNNNNNNNNNNNNNNNNNNNNNNNNNNNNNNNNNNNNNNNNNNNNNNNNNNNNNNNNNNNNNNNNNNNNNNNNNNNNNNccagatgaatttgcagattaccctttctaactctgtgaagaattgatttggaattttgatggggattgcattgaatgctTTAAGCTTCAGTAAAGtgtttttttatgaatgtgggtgccctggCATTTGGAGTACAGATGTTTCATATTGAGAGtccttcttggtagattttttcctttgatgagtatgaagtgtctttcctgatatttttgatgacttttgagTAAAGGTTGATTTTGTcagctattagaatggctactccagatttgttcttggcaccatttgcttggaaaactgtctTCCAGCCcttaactctgaggtagtgtctgtatttgaCGTGTACGTTTGTTTCCTATATGCAataaaatgctgggttctgtaggtttccagtctgttagtctatttctCTGTATTGTGGAATCAATGtattcattgatgttaagagatattatgtAATAGTGATTTTTTTGGTTCTTGTTattgttgatgttatttttatgtttgtgaggttatcttcttttgggtttgctgaaagaagattcccttcttgcttttaatagggtgtagtttccctccttgtgttggcatttttcaCCTATTAATCCAGTACTGGAAGTGTGGATAGATCCtgtgtaaatttcattttgtcatggaatatcttggtttgtTTATCTACAGTAATTGATGGTTTTTCTGtgtttagtagcctgggctggcatttatgttctcttagggtctgtatgagatctggcCAGGACCTtttagttttcatagtctctggtgagaagtctggtgtaattctgataggtcagcCTTCCTATGTCtcttgacctttttccctgactgctttttgttgttattttgtacatgtagtgttttgattattatgtaaggggggatttcttttctggtccaaactatttggagttctttaggcttcttgtatgttcatggcagatctctttcattaggttagggaaattttcttccgTAGACCtaaagagacccagagagacccAAACTGTGTGAGAGTTAATCATTCACCACAAAAAAAGGCATCAACCATGTCTTATTGCTTCATGACACTAGaacacttgtttatttttacatacatttttattatggcAAAGGTGAAAATATCACCTTCAGAAAAGCAACCACTACAATTTATCCACAAAATAATATAGTACAAAACAGGTgtatttcagaattaaaaaacaaaacaaagaacaaaaaacaaaacaaacaaacaaaaaagaaaataaagaatgaaataaagtgaacgaatgaaagaaaaagctttacatgggttttaaaacaggaaaaaaggaaaagaatatgagGCAAAGAAGGAATCCACCACCATTATCTTCCGGGCCCAGTAGCCAACCCCCAGTCTAGGGGTCACAGACCAGGCCCTGGGTCCCTTTCTTGTGCAGAGTTGCTCAGTTGTTAGCTGGTGTCCATCCTTTCCTGATAAGCATCCAGCTGGGCGTCCAACTCCTCTGcagacagctgctgctgctgctgctgctgNNNNNNNNNNNNNNNNNNNNNNNNNNNNNNNNNNNNNNNNNNNNNNNNNNNNNNNNNNNNNNNNNNNNNNNNNNNNNNNNNNNNNNNNNNNNNNNNNNNNNNNNNNNNNNNNNNNNNNNNNNNNNNNNNNNNNNNNNNNNNNNNNNNNNNNNNNNNNNNNNNNNNNNNNNNNNNNNNNNNNNNNNNNNNNNNNNNNNNNNNNNNNNNNNNNNNNNNNNNNNNNNNNNNNNNNNNNNNNNNNNNNNNNNNNNNNNNNNNNNNNNNNNNNNNNNNNNNNNNNNNNNNNNNNNNNNNNNNNNNTGTGTATCAATCTGTGAGGTGACAAGCTGGATGTTCATAGGGCGGCCATCCAAAGGGACGCCATTGTACTCTCTCATAGCCTTCAGGGCATCTGCTTTNCTTTCAAAGTGCANNTGTGCTGTCCCTAAACTTCGTCCAGAGCGATCATAGTGCACAGCAGACTTTTTCAAGGTTCCAAATTCAGCAAAGAGTTGCTGAATATCAGCATCTGACACTCCGAAGTGCAGGTTTGACAGGAGCAGCTTCCCACCAGTATCCATGTGGTTTCCACCCTTGAAGCNGCCAATNAATAGGTCATGCTGCCACTTGTCTGGAANTTGTTTTGGTCTGCGGTATGGTGCCAGCCTGTTCCTGCCGCCATGGGTGATGGCAAGCGGGTACCTCTTAGGCCCAGCGCCTCGATTCACCNGGGAGTCAGGTCTGCCGTGATGTCGTTGCTGGATCTTGCTCAGCTTAATGATGTCTTCCAGAGACATGTCCATTTTGTCAGCCATGGTGGGCATGGATTTGGGCCTTGGATCCGCCTTACctgatttgaaaacaaaattttaatttatgttgaAAGGACATCTGTGGTTTCAGCATATTGCATCATTAAACCATAGGGAAGAGTTCCTGAGAACTTGATTAGGAAAAACAAGAAGTTTGAACTTGATCAGTATATACCCACAAAGGTTTGAATTTAGCCGGTATATGTAGCTGTAACTTCTAACTGTTTTGCTAATGATACAACTAGTTAAATACCATTCTGATCTACTGAGAATTATTCCTATGCAATCACATTTCCTTAACAccacagtttcaaaaaaaaatattgtaaatattggAAGAAGCCAACCCAGTGAGTTGAGCCCAGTCTCTGGGTGCCAGAGTCACAGGAGAGAATTCTCCCATGCAAGTCATTTGACCTCTACCTGCCTGCTGTAGAAACACAATACCAAATACACCAGAAAGAATTTGAATAGAAAATACAATATGACCAGTTTTCCCAGATCTACATAGGAGGATATTGTCACAAACAAAATacagtgaaataaaaagaaatgcttttaatcccagtcctcaaAATGCGGAGGCAGAAGTATTTTTCCAAATTTGATGATAGCCTGGTACACACAGCCAGCTCTAGACTGTCCAGGGCTGGGTAGGAAGTGGTGGACTTTAGAATTAAATGgcagtatatgtatattttaccaGAAGAAGATTAAACATGTTAACAAATATAGTTGGAATGAAAATCACAACTCCCCATGCAAATACACAATTTCAAACACTGTATTAtttaaaatcagatttatttAGAGTTGAGTGCTATGTTTAAGTCTTGGGAAAGAACTATTTCACAGCTCTGAAGACCTGGACTCTCTTAGGAGACTTTGGCTCCTTGAGACTCGTGTGTGTGGTTCACTCACCTCTGTCAAGCCTTCTCTCTCAGGGCAGACTGCAGAGGACAACCCTTTGCTCTCTTGGTAGCTTGCCTCAGCTCTCTCAAGTGTGCTGNCCAAGCCTCTCCAGACTCCTTTTATACTCCTAAGGACCTCCCCTTCCCTAGATAAGCCTATCAT encodes the following:
- the LOC110321369 gene encoding THO complex subunit 4-like, whose protein sequence is MPTMADKMDMSLEDIIKLSKIQQRHHGRPDSXVNRGAGPKRYPLAITHGGRNRLAPYRRPKQXPDKWQHDLXIGXFKGGNHMDTGGKLLLSNLHFGVSDADIQQLFAEFGTLKKSAVHYDRSGRSLGTAXXHFEXKADALKAMREYNGVPLDGRPMNIQLVTSQIDTQQQQQQLSAEELDAQLDAYQERMDTS